A window of the Pogona vitticeps strain Pit_001003342236 chromosome 4, PviZW2.1, whole genome shotgun sequence genome harbors these coding sequences:
- the CLPS gene encoding colipase: MEKLWVLLLLTFVLAETFANPRGLITNLDNGELCLQSVQCKSGCCHKNSLLGLARCMDKAAENQECSRKHLYGFYYRCPCEGGLNCDASWTIGGVITNTDYGICRDPKDSNAQKEKN; this comes from the exons ATGGAAAAACTTTGGGTCCTGCTGCTGCTCACCTTTGTCTTGGCAGAGACTTTTGCTAATCCAAGAGGACTTATCACCAATCTG GACAATGGGGAGCTATGTTTGCAAAGTGTCCAGTGCAAAAGCGGATGCTGTCACAAAAACAGTTTGTTAGGATTGGCCCGTTGCATGGACAAGGCAGCTGAAAACCAGGAATGTTCCAGGAAG CACCTTTATGGATTTTATTACAGGTGTCCTTGTGAAGGTGGCTTAAATTGTGATGCCAGTTGGACAATCGGAGGGGTTATCACCAACACGGATTATGGCATCTGCCGAGACCCAAAGGACAGCAAtgcccaaaaagaaaaaaattaa
- the LOC110081307 gene encoding armadillo repeat-containing protein 12: MNNLAFPQLGELPGVRALSDFLEDPGKMMKYYEAISRRNVVNAATGATAIYLISKTLLAMLRSPPFNPARISPSGLSVESYSVSSPRMNAPGELRRLLQTLRPNLDDDSKRTTLHTITQCIYLKETEANACTNDDIKLVASFLDDGDKITKMEALNALKAFTVVWRFKIKIQEYVPKIIELVTSNWDMNLQVAGLKLLNGLHIPNSTHSLLRRLLPNFMEILLVANTLAKVQVLKFLSTLAQEEDLLYDVMNCRAPPEFLSLFQPSLPGNLLCELLVFVECLSVGRLSPQYQSVDWQYSDNSLHETIFGENSRLPDRLLALIIHPEEDVQAQACKVIPSLRLNREESKMASGPPFDANISVQPLESTRISQAANSVLSNHPFVLSTHPSDATDTDTSFHPVHDDSGRSFYPLQGTDETGDSFYPLQRTDHSFHPLENVSVNSSSRVLEDSFGSFHPPPAAPLGDSDSST, encoded by the exons ATGAACAATCTAGCCTTTCCACAGCTGGGGGAGTTACCTGGGGTCAGAGCTCTGTCAGATTTCCTGGAAGATCCAGGCAAGATGATGAAATACTATGAGGCGATTAGTAGAAGAAATGTAGTCAATGCAGCTACAGGAGCTACAGCCATTTATTTAATATCCAAGACTCTGCTAGCAATGCTCAGAAGCCCTCCCTTCAATCCAGCACGAATCAGCCCATCTG GACTTTCTGTGGAGTCTTATTCAGTCTCATCTCCGAGAATGAATGCCCCTGGAGAGCTCAGAAGACTCCTGCAAACCCTCCGTCCAAATCTGGATGATGACTCCAAGAGGACCACACTTCACACCATCACTCAGTGTATCTATCTGAAGGAAACAGAG GCCAATGCCTGTACCAATGATGATATAAAACTGGTAGCATCCTTCCTGGATGATGGGGATAAAATCACCAAAATGGAGGCACTAAATGCCCTCAAAGCTTTCACTGTTGTCTGGAGGTTTAAAATCAAAATACAG GAATATGTTCCCAAAATTATTGAACTGGTGACCAGCAACTGGGATATGAACCTGCAAGTTGCGGGGTTGAAGCTCCTGAATGGATTACATATACCAAACAGCACTCACTCACTCCTGAGGAGGTTGCTACCGAACTTCATGGAAATTCTGCTCGTGGCAAACACTTTGGCTAAG GTGCAGGTTCTCAAGTTTCTTAGCACACTAGCACAAGAGGAAGACCTGCTGTATGACGTCATGAACTGCCGG GCACCCCCAGAGTTCCTGAGCCTCTTCCAGCCATCTCTGCCTGGCAACCTGCTTTGTGAGTTGTTAGTCTTTGTGGAGTGTCTGAGTGTGGGCCGCCTTTCCCCCCAGTACCAGTCTGTGGACTGGCAGTACAGCGATAACTCTCTTCATGAAACCATCTTTGGGGAAAACTCCCGCCTGCCGGACCGTTTGCTCGCTCTCATCATCCACCCAGAGGAGGACGTTCAGGCTCAGGCCTGCAAGGTTATCCCTAGCCTCCGGCTTAACAGGGAAGAGAGCAAGATGGCCAGTGGACCCCCCTTTGATGCCAACATCAGCGTCCAACCTCTTGAGTCAACGAGAATTAGCCAGGCTGCTAACTCTGTCCTTAGTAACCACCCTTTTGTTCTCAGCACCCACCCCTCTGATGCCACAGACACTGACACTTCCTTTCACCCCGTCCATGATGATAGTGGCCGCAGTTTCTACCCCCTCCAAGGCACTGACGAGACTGGGGACAGCTTCTACCCCCTTCAGAGGACTGACCACAGCTTCCACCCTCTAGAAAATGTCAGTGTCAACAGCAGCAGCCGGGTCCTCGAGGACTCTTTTGGCAGCTTCCATCCTCCTCCAGCTGCTCCCTTAGGTGACAGTGACAGCAGCACTTAA